Proteins from a genomic interval of Leeia speluncae:
- a CDS encoding TlpA disulfide reductase family protein — protein sequence MASRNRSFIATAILAILLLAGGAGYFLLSSHSPTAKTPKGVPAEVLWQQQLPDLDGKLRKLSDWRGNKVVVVNFWASWCPPCQQELPGFVHLQQQFADKDVQFIGIALDNANNVNLFMQHTPINFPVLLAEAQGASMMASLGNEAGALPYTLVLNSAGNIQHLQLGMLSEDKLLPILQQMVGDQ from the coding sequence ATGGCATCGAGAAATAGGTCATTCATTGCGACCGCCATTCTCGCCATCCTGTTATTAGCAGGTGGAGCAGGCTATTTTCTACTTTCTTCTCATTCGCCTACAGCGAAAACACCGAAGGGCGTTCCTGCAGAAGTCTTGTGGCAGCAACAATTACCCGATCTTGATGGAAAATTAAGAAAACTCTCTGACTGGCGAGGCAACAAAGTGGTTGTTGTGAACTTCTGGGCCAGTTGGTGCCCACCTTGCCAGCAAGAATTACCGGGATTCGTCCACCTCCAGCAGCAGTTTGCCGATAAAGATGTGCAGTTTATTGGCATTGCGCTCGATAACGCCAACAATGTAAACCTCTTTATGCAGCATACCCCGATCAATTTCCCTGTATTACTCGCAGAAGCGCAAGGTGCATCGATGATGGCAAGCTTAGGCAATGAAGCCGGCGCACTGCCGTATACCTTGGTACTAAATTCCGCAGGGAATATTCAGCACTTACAGCTAGGAATGCTGTCAGAAGACAAATTGTTACCGATACTACAACAAATGGTAGGTGACCAATGA
- the dsbD gene encoding protein-disulfide reductase DsbD, whose translation MNRLLRSFFVFVLLLISTASFAESLIRAREAFVPTARTGAPGNIIVRYEVTSGYYLYKDRFKFLLDGQAIANVQVPNGDLKNDPVFGNVLVFHKGFDIQLPIPKPNKIASLSIQSQGCSEKFKVCFPPETHVFKLKPDGTIENPSPPKSSNSSSWKNLFSQTNAADSAAFSAFSQPIAFTLGGFFLAGLLMAGTMCMYPLIPIISALIAGDPKAQAGHRARSFLLSLSYVQGLALSYTVAGLIAASLGLQLTLWLQNPWVIGSFAGLMVIFAVAMFGLFEIQLPSGFQTRFTNLANKLPGGHMTSVFVMGLLSALIIGPCATPALAAALLFIAKTGNLWTGGLSLYVMALGVGFPLLLIGLLGQHAIPKAGPWMKQVRQVFGVLLLFVSLWMARPLLSTAWLMGLLGALLILSAVFLSALDTLPSKTSMVRKVWKGVGVILLIAGAAYLVGAFAGSNNFSKPLAGLAGTTDSVNSSVNDKLNFQPVRSVAELKAAITNAKGKTVLLDFYADWCVSCIEMEREVFSQVKVKQGLANTVLLRADVTNNTEGDRALLAAFDLFGPPGIILFNKAGMPSTTPIIGYIEAEGLLNAVAEANR comes from the coding sequence ATGAATCGCTTGTTACGATCTTTTTTTGTCTTTGTACTGCTGTTAATCAGTACCGCTAGCTTTGCAGAATCACTGATTCGCGCAAGAGAAGCCTTTGTACCAACCGCCAGAACCGGTGCGCCAGGCAATATTATTGTTCGCTATGAAGTCACCAGCGGATATTACCTTTACAAAGATCGTTTCAAATTTTTGCTTGATGGCCAAGCGATTGCCAATGTCCAAGTACCCAATGGTGATCTAAAAAATGATCCAGTATTTGGCAATGTACTGGTCTTCCATAAGGGATTTGATATTCAACTCCCGATCCCAAAGCCAAATAAAATAGCTTCACTCAGCATTCAATCTCAAGGTTGCTCGGAAAAGTTTAAAGTCTGTTTTCCGCCCGAAACACATGTCTTTAAGTTAAAGCCAGATGGCACCATCGAAAACCCATCGCCCCCTAAGTCCAGCAATTCCTCTAGTTGGAAAAACCTATTTTCACAAACAAACGCCGCAGACTCCGCGGCGTTTTCTGCATTTTCTCAGCCCATTGCCTTCACCCTAGGCGGCTTCTTCCTTGCAGGCTTATTAATGGCCGGTACGATGTGCATGTACCCGCTCATCCCGATTATTTCAGCCTTAATTGCCGGCGACCCAAAAGCACAAGCAGGGCACCGGGCTAGAAGCTTTTTACTTAGCCTAAGTTATGTCCAAGGTTTAGCACTCAGCTATACCGTCGCAGGACTTATTGCCGCATCACTTGGTTTACAACTTACGCTATGGCTGCAAAACCCTTGGGTAATTGGTAGTTTTGCCGGGCTGATGGTGATTTTTGCCGTGGCGATGTTTGGGCTATTTGAAATTCAACTACCAAGCGGCTTCCAAACCCGGTTTACCAATCTTGCCAACAAACTACCCGGCGGGCACATGACCAGTGTCTTTGTCATGGGTTTACTTTCCGCGCTCATCATCGGCCCTTGTGCAACACCAGCATTAGCTGCTGCACTGTTGTTTATCGCTAAAACCGGCAATCTATGGACAGGTGGTTTGTCTCTTTACGTGATGGCATTAGGCGTTGGTTTCCCCCTCTTACTGATTGGCTTACTCGGTCAACATGCCATTCCCAAAGCGGGTCCATGGATGAAGCAAGTACGCCAAGTGTTTGGCGTACTACTACTATTTGTGTCCCTCTGGATGGCGCGCCCCTTGTTATCTACCGCTTGGTTAATGGGGCTGCTAGGCGCTTTACTCATCTTAAGTGCGGTGTTCTTATCTGCTTTAGATACATTACCGAGCAAAACCAGCATGGTTCGCAAAGTCTGGAAGGGCGTCGGCGTCATTTTGCTGATTGCAGGGGCGGCCTATTTGGTTGGTGCCTTTGCTGGCAGCAACAACTTTAGTAAACCATTGGCAGGCCTCGCGGGAACCACTGACTCAGTAAACTCGTCAGTGAATGACAAATTAAACTTCCAACCAGTTCGATCGGTAGCGGAATTAAAGGCCGCAATTACGAATGCAAAAGGGAAAACTGTCTTGCTCGATTTCTATGCAGATTGGTGTGTGAGCTGCATCGAGATGGAAAGAGAGGTTTTTTCACAGGTGAAAGTGAAACAAGGCTTAGCCAATACGGTTTTACTTCGAGCAGATGTCACCAACAATACCGAAGGAGATCGGGCGCTATTAGCGGCATTTGATCTCTTTGGCCCGCCGGGCATTATTCTGTTTAACAAGGCAGGAATGCCATCGACAACCCCGATCATTGGCTATATTGAGGCAGAAGGTTTGCTTAACGCCGTGGCAGAGGCTAATCGCTAA
- the cutA gene encoding divalent-cation tolerance protein CutA, with amino-acid sequence MTNSNQIYMVWTNWPEDYDLTSLAHTLLKEKLVACINCFAPVTSYYEWEGRLESAKEIPVLMKTSMDRYPALQAKIIELHPYELPEILAVSTSDGLPAYCQWVENSVANT; translated from the coding sequence ATGACAAACTCTAATCAAATCTATATGGTGTGGACCAACTGGCCGGAAGACTATGATCTTACCAGCCTCGCTCATACCCTGCTAAAAGAAAAACTGGTGGCCTGCATCAACTGCTTTGCCCCCGTCACTTCGTATTATGAGTGGGAAGGTAGACTAGAATCTGCAAAAGAAATTCCCGTTCTCATGAAAACATCGATGGATCGTTACCCCGCATTACAAGCAAAGATCATCGAACTTCACCCCTATGAACTTCCTGAAATATTAGCGGTCTCTACGAGTGATGGCTTGCCAGCCTATTGTCAGTGGGTAGAAAATAGCGTGGCTAATACGTAG
- a CDS encoding FxsA family protein translates to MMRFLLLLMLSIPLLELASLFWLAHEIGMWTWLYLLCTTAIGVVLLKSLRLTVMVGMLQSAKSGQSPMGALFYTARQAIAGVLFLIPGVFTDILAVLLLLPWPASWFPKAAAMHTSGQGFHHAPEEQNVMDGEFTRVNEEVIHLPRDSQDGRHQR, encoded by the coding sequence ATGATGCGATTCCTCTTGTTGTTGATGCTGTCGATTCCCTTGCTTGAACTGGCCAGTTTGTTTTGGCTAGCGCATGAAATAGGCATGTGGACGTGGCTTTACTTATTATGCACCACCGCAATTGGGGTCGTCTTACTAAAGAGTCTACGTTTGACGGTGATGGTTGGCATGTTGCAGTCTGCGAAAAGCGGTCAATCACCGATGGGCGCGTTGTTTTACACAGCGAGACAAGCGATTGCCGGTGTCCTGTTTCTGATTCCTGGTGTGTTTACAGATATTTTAGCTGTATTGCTACTGTTGCCTTGGCCTGCGTCTTGGTTTCCTAAAGCGGCAGCAATGCATACATCTGGGCAAGGTTTTCATCACGCGCCAGAAGAGCAAAACGTGATGGATGGTGAGTTTACTAGAGTAAATGAAGAGGTGATTCATTTGCCGCGTGATTCGCAAGATGGCCGTCATCAACGCTAA
- a CDS encoding DUF167 domain-containing protein gives MAAWCQQKGDQTIVLTLYIQPGAKSSEISGEHGEALKIRLAAPPVEGKANQALIRFLSEKLAIPKQAITLLSGETNRNKRVQIIGLSVEAIENVLLTPPD, from the coding sequence ATGGCGGCTTGGTGCCAGCAAAAGGGCGATCAAACGATCGTGTTGACGCTCTATATACAACCCGGTGCCAAATCTTCAGAGATTAGTGGGGAGCACGGCGAAGCATTAAAAATCCGCTTAGCCGCCCCACCTGTAGAAGGGAAAGCGAATCAGGCATTGATTCGCTTTTTGTCTGAGAAACTAGCGATTCCTAAACAAGCCATTACGTTACTGAGTGGCGAGACAAACCGAAATAAACGCGTTCAAATCATCGGTCTATCTGTAGAAGCCATCGAAAACGTGCTGCTAACGCCACCCGATTAA
- a CDS encoding YggT family protein has product MANAINFILDAIGGFFLLTLLTRFILQVVRAPFSNPLAQFTIKFTNWAVIPARKIIPGIKGYDIATLLLVFLGSWLLKALELFIALTLHGGLGWLSPQIIPVSFLAGLVFSLQLLLYLWIGSTFMIAILSWTQPGHPLSSVLYAIVRPLLAPIQRIIPPVSGFDLAPLVLILILQVVLYFVIPSLEVSLHQLLLPGVW; this is encoded by the coding sequence GTGGCAAATGCAATTAACTTTATTTTAGATGCAATTGGTGGATTCTTTTTACTCACCCTACTGACTCGCTTTATCTTGCAGGTAGTGAGAGCGCCGTTTAGTAATCCATTGGCGCAGTTCACCATCAAGTTCACGAATTGGGCTGTGATTCCTGCTCGCAAAATCATTCCTGGCATCAAAGGCTATGATATTGCGACGCTTCTTCTGGTGTTTTTAGGTAGTTGGCTACTAAAAGCCTTGGAGTTATTCATTGCGCTGACTTTGCATGGTGGCTTGGGTTGGCTATCCCCACAAATCATCCCCGTCTCGTTTTTGGCGGGCTTAGTGTTTTCTTTACAGTTACTATTGTATTTGTGGATTGGCTCCACCTTTATGATTGCGATCTTGTCTTGGACACAGCCAGGGCACCCGCTATCTAGTGTGTTGTATGCGATTGTTCGTCCACTTTTGGCGCCGATTCAACGCATCATTCCACCGGTTAGCGGTTTTGATTTAGCGCCGCTAGTCTTAATTCTGATCTTGCAGGTCGTACTGTACTTTGTGATTCCCTCTTTAGAGGTATCACTTCATCAATTACTATTACCTGGCGTGTGGTAA
- the cysE gene encoding serine O-acetyltransferase — protein sequence MTNSPDVLWQAIRDEVTASAASEPMLASFLHMTVLRHKSFDDVLAFHLSSKLASQTMDARALMELINDALHADPQIAISARADIQAVRDRDPACKAYSTPLLYFKGYQAIQCYRVANWLWREGREALALHLQNRISEVFAVDIHPAANIGKGILLDHGTGFVVGETVVIDDDVSILQEVTLGGTGKETGDRHPKIRSGVLIGAGAKILGNIEIGAGAKVGAGSVVLEPVPSHVTVVGVPARIVGVCEQTQPAQAMDHRILKED from the coding sequence ATGACAAATAGCCCAGATGTTTTATGGCAAGCGATCCGTGACGAAGTCACCGCTTCTGCTGCTAGCGAACCGATGCTGGCTTCTTTTTTGCACATGACTGTGTTGCGTCACAAATCATTTGATGATGTGTTGGCGTTTCATTTGTCTAGCAAACTAGCCAGCCAAACCATGGATGCACGCGCATTAATGGAACTGATCAACGATGCATTACACGCGGATCCCCAAATTGCCATTTCGGCAAGAGCAGATATCCAAGCGGTCAGAGATCGTGATCCGGCTTGCAAAGCATATTCTACGCCGCTGCTATACTTCAAAGGCTATCAGGCCATTCAATGCTACCGAGTCGCAAATTGGTTATGGAGAGAAGGGCGCGAAGCACTCGCACTGCACCTACAAAACCGCATTTCAGAAGTGTTTGCTGTGGATATTCACCCCGCCGCCAATATTGGTAAAGGGATCTTGTTAGATCATGGCACTGGCTTTGTGGTGGGTGAAACCGTCGTGATTGACGATGATGTCTCCATTTTACAAGAAGTTACCCTAGGCGGTACCGGTAAAGAAACTGGCGACCGCCATCCCAAAATCCGTAGCGGGGTGCTCATCGGCGCAGGCGCAAAAATTTTAGGCAACATCGAAATTGGTGCGGGTGCAAAAGTGGGCGCGGGTAGTGTGGTTCTCGAACCCGTCCCTTCGCACGTCACGGTGGTCGGCGTACCCGCCCGTATTGTTGGTGTGTGTGAACAAACCCAGCCTGCGCAAGCGATGGATCATCGGATCTTGAAAGAAGACTAA
- the proC gene encoding pyrroline-5-carboxylate reductase codes for MRITFIGGGNMAGAIIAGLATLGRSDLSIHVVDRNPEKCERMKAEYGITYSNLLCEADVASDIVVLAIKPQQLKALATQLSPWIQQQLIVSVAAGIRTDSLATWLGNYNRIVRVMPNTPSQVLQGMSGLFATDSVSSDEKNVVDTLFAAVGKTVWVNSEEGIDKITAISGSGPAYVFYMVEALASAARELGFDADMADVLAAQTFKGAIALLDASGEAPATLRANVTSKKGTTEQGILSLTEDNLAAIVTKAARRAEARAIELGNELAAAE; via the coding sequence ATGCGTATCACATTTATTGGTGGTGGCAATATGGCTGGTGCCATTATTGCTGGTTTGGCAACCTTAGGTCGTAGTGATCTAAGTATTCATGTTGTCGATCGCAACCCTGAAAAATGTGAACGCATGAAGGCCGAATACGGCATTACGTATAGTAATTTGCTGTGTGAAGCGGATGTCGCCTCTGATATCGTGGTATTGGCCATTAAGCCACAACAGCTAAAAGCGCTGGCCACCCAACTATCTCCATGGATTCAACAACAACTGATTGTGTCCGTTGCTGCGGGTATTCGTACCGATTCGCTAGCCACTTGGCTTGGCAATTACAATCGTATCGTCCGCGTCATGCCAAATACCCCATCTCAAGTCTTACAAGGCATGAGCGGCTTATTTGCGACAGATAGCGTGTCATCTGATGAAAAGAATGTCGTCGATACCTTATTTGCTGCCGTCGGTAAAACGGTATGGGTAAATAGCGAAGAGGGCATCGATAAGATCACCGCTATTTCTGGTAGCGGCCCTGCATACGTGTTCTATATGGTAGAAGCGCTGGCAAGTGCAGCGCGTGAGCTTGGCTTTGATGCAGACATGGCAGATGTACTAGCGGCGCAAACCTTTAAAGGCGCCATTGCCCTATTAGACGCCAGTGGTGAAGCGCCTGCCACACTCAGGGCAAACGTCACGTCCAAAAAAGGGACCACCGAGCAAGGCATTCTTAGCCTCACCGAAGATAATTTAGCGGCCATTGTAACCAAAGCAGCGCGACGTGCAGAGGCACGTGCCATTGAGCTTGGTAACGAATTAGCCGCAGCTGAATAG
- a CDS encoding YggS family pyridoxal phosphate-dependent enzyme: protein MNAIHEALQGVKKQISQVADQCGRSSHDILLLAVSKTFPVEAVEAAFDAGQRAFGENYVQELATKSTALAHLPIEWHFIGPLQSNKTKIVAEHAHWMHSVDRLKIAERLSDQRPAHLPPLNICLQVNISGEASKSGITPSEVMTLASEITKLPNLILRGLMCIPAPAATHDAQRAPFAALRELLQQMQSEGLAVDTLSMGMSSDMAAAIEEGATIVRVGTAIFGSRNYS, encoded by the coding sequence ATGAATGCAATCCACGAAGCCTTGCAAGGCGTAAAAAAGCAGATTTCTCAGGTAGCTGATCAATGTGGCAGAAGTAGCCACGATATCTTGCTCTTGGCCGTCAGTAAAACCTTTCCAGTCGAAGCTGTAGAAGCCGCATTTGATGCTGGCCAGCGTGCGTTTGGAGAAAACTATGTACAAGAACTGGCGACCAAAAGTACGGCGTTAGCCCACCTACCGATAGAGTGGCACTTTATCGGCCCATTGCAAAGTAATAAAACCAAAATTGTGGCTGAACATGCACACTGGATGCATAGCGTAGATAGGTTAAAAATTGCCGAGCGATTATCCGATCAACGCCCAGCCCATCTCCCACCGCTCAACATTTGTTTGCAAGTAAATATTAGCGGTGAAGCATCAAAAAGTGGTATAACGCCATCTGAAGTCATGACATTGGCAAGTGAAATCACTAAATTACCCAATCTAATCCTGCGTGGATTAATGTGTATTCCTGCACCAGCAGCTACGCATGACGCGCAAAGAGCGCCCTTTGCCGCATTAAGGGAACTCTTGCAACAAATGCAGTCTGAAGGATTAGCGGTAGATACGTTGTCGATGGGCATGTCTTCCGATATGGCGGCCGCGATTGAAGAAGGGGCCACCATTGTTCGTGTTGGCACCGCCATTTTTGGTAGCCGCAATTATTCATAA
- a CDS encoding type IV pilus twitching motility protein PilT yields the protein MEIAELLAFSVKNKASDLHLSAGLPPMIRVHGDVRRINLPPLDHKDVHNMVYDIMNDGQRKIYEENLECDFSFEIPNLARFRVNAFVQNRGAGAVFRTIPSKVLTLEELNCPKIFQDISNQPRGIVLVTGPTGSGKSTTLAAMVNYINENDYGHILTVEDPIEFVHESKKCLINQREVGPHTLSFSNALKSALREDPDVILVGEMRDLETIRLALTAAETGHLVFGTLHTSSAAKTIDRIVDVFPAAEKEMVRSMLSESIRAVISQTLLKTKDGTGRVAAHEIMIGTPAIRNLIRENKVAQMYSAIQTGQGLGMQTLDQCLQDLVRRNQITSAEARIRAMNKDMFN from the coding sequence ATGGAAATCGCTGAACTATTGGCGTTTTCGGTAAAAAACAAGGCATCGGATTTGCACTTGTCGGCCGGTTTGCCACCGATGATTCGTGTACATGGTGATGTACGCCGAATCAACCTTCCTCCGCTAGACCACAAAGATGTGCATAACATGGTGTATGACATCATGAACGATGGTCAGCGCAAGATTTATGAAGAAAACCTAGAGTGTGATTTCTCCTTCGAGATCCCAAACTTAGCGCGCTTCCGTGTGAATGCCTTTGTGCAAAACCGTGGCGCGGGTGCGGTATTTCGTACCATTCCGTCTAAGGTGTTGACCTTAGAAGAATTGAACTGTCCAAAAATTTTCCAAGATATCTCTAACCAGCCGCGCGGTATTGTCTTAGTAACGGGGCCAACGGGCTCGGGTAAATCGACTACCTTGGCGGCGATGGTTAACTACATTAACGAAAATGACTATGGCCATATTCTGACGGTAGAAGACCCGATCGAATTTGTGCATGAATCGAAAAAATGTCTGATTAACCAACGTGAAGTGGGTCCGCATACCCTTTCGTTTAGTAATGCGTTGAAATCGGCTCTTCGTGAAGATCCGGATGTGATTCTGGTGGGTGAGATGCGAGACTTGGAGACCATCCGTTTAGCGCTAACCGCCGCAGAAACTGGTCACTTGGTGTTTGGTACCCTTCACACGAGCTCTGCCGCGAAAACGATTGACCGTATTGTGGACGTGTTCCCTGCGGCGGAAAAAGAAATGGTGCGTTCGATGTTGTCTGAGTCGATCCGGGCGGTGATTTCGCAAACGCTACTAAAAACCAAAGATGGTACGGGGCGCGTTGCAGCGCATGAAATCATGATTGGTACGCCTGCGATTCGTAACTTGATTCGTGAAAACAAAGTCGCGCAGATGTATTCGGCCATTCAGACCGGTCAGGGTTTAGGTATGCAGACGCTGGATCAGTGTTTGCAAGATTTGGTTCGTCGCAATCAAATTACCTCTGCAGAAGCGCGAATCAGAGCAATGAACAAAGATATGTTTAACTAA
- a CDS encoding PilT/PilU family type 4a pilus ATPase, which produces MERDQATKFMHDLLRLMVAKNASDLFITADFPPAIKLDGKLTPVSNQALSQQHTKELARAVMNDRQAEQFESTSECNFAISPPQIGRFRVNAFVQQGRVGLVFRVINTEIPSFESLTLPPVLKDVALTKRGLVVFCGGTGSGKSTSLAAMIGFRNENSYGHIITIEDPIEFVHEHRNSIVTQREVGVDTADWGAALKNTLRQAPDVILIGEIRDRETMDYAISFAETGHLCMATLHANSANQALDRIINFFPEERRHQLLMDLSLNLKAFVSQRLLPVKGAKGRVPAVEIMLNSPLIADLIFKGEVHQIKELMAKSNELGMQTFDQALFNLYEAGMITYEDALRNADSVNDLRLRIKLHGQEAKTRDVLSGLDHLDIV; this is translated from the coding sequence ATGGAACGCGATCAGGCAACGAAATTTATGCATGACTTATTGCGCCTGATGGTGGCAAAGAATGCATCTGACTTGTTTATTACGGCAGATTTTCCGCCTGCGATTAAGCTAGACGGCAAACTGACACCGGTTTCCAACCAAGCCCTCTCTCAGCAGCACACCAAAGAGTTGGCGCGTGCGGTGATGAATGACCGCCAAGCTGAACAGTTTGAATCGACAAGTGAATGTAACTTTGCGATTAGCCCGCCGCAGATTGGGCGTTTCCGGGTGAATGCCTTTGTGCAACAAGGGCGTGTCGGTTTGGTTTTTCGGGTGATTAATACCGAAATCCCTTCTTTTGAATCCCTCACCTTGCCGCCAGTGCTAAAAGATGTGGCGCTAACCAAACGTGGCTTGGTCGTGTTCTGTGGCGGTACTGGCTCTGGTAAATCGACCTCTTTAGCAGCAATGATTGGCTTTAGAAATGAAAACTCATACGGCCACATTATTACGATTGAAGATCCGATTGAATTTGTGCATGAGCATCGCAATAGTATTGTGACGCAACGAGAAGTAGGCGTAGATACGGCCGATTGGGGGGCCGCTCTGAAAAATACGCTGCGTCAGGCTCCTGATGTGATTCTGATTGGTGAGATTCGTGACCGGGAAACCATGGATTACGCCATCTCATTTGCGGAAACTGGCCACCTTTGCATGGCGACATTACATGCGAACTCGGCCAACCAAGCGCTCGATCGTATTATTAACTTCTTCCCAGAAGAGCGTCGTCATCAATTACTGATGGACTTGTCTTTGAACTTAAAAGCGTTCGTCTCCCAGCGATTGTTACCGGTAAAAGGCGCAAAAGGTCGCGTCCCTGCGGTGGAGATTATGCTGAACTCTCCGCTGATTGCCGATTTGATCTTCAAGGGCGAAGTGCATCAGATTAAAGAATTGATGGCGAAGAGTAATGAACTAGGGATGCAGACATTTGACCAAGCGCTGTTTAATCTTTACGAAGCCGGTATGATTACCTATGAAGATGCGCTACGAAATGCGGATTCGGTAAACGATTTGCGTCTACGGATTAAACTGCATGGCCAAGAAGCCAAAACACGCGATGTGCTCTCTGGCTTGGATCATTTGGATATTGTGTAA
- a CDS encoding helix-turn-helix transcriptional regulator has protein sequence MKRADRLLQILLLLRARRCTTAVQLAEWLEVSERTIYRDIQDLQASGSPIDGEAGIGYRLKKTGDIPPLLFNPDEIKALLLGARMVSAWADTGIRQSARAAITKLDAVLPTELKQQIAEHPVYVPSIHPYPVERLQPIREAIAASQKLFIAYQKEDGTASERIVWPLGLFFWGDRWTLIAWCEERDDFRHFRLDRMQSFAVQSEVFQLSEGQTLQDFFHREGVRLPGV, from the coding sequence ATGAAGCGAGCAGACAGGCTACTGCAAATACTTTTACTACTGCGCGCAAGGCGTTGTACAACCGCAGTGCAATTGGCTGAGTGGCTGGAAGTCTCTGAGCGGACGATTTACCGCGATATTCAAGATTTACAGGCGTCTGGCTCGCCAATTGATGGTGAGGCGGGGATTGGCTATCGCCTTAAGAAAACGGGTGATATTCCGCCGCTACTTTTTAATCCGGATGAAATCAAAGCATTGTTATTAGGCGCAAGGATGGTCTCGGCTTGGGCAGATACGGGGATTCGGCAATCGGCGCGGGCAGCGATAACGAAGTTAGATGCCGTACTACCGACTGAATTAAAACAACAGATCGCTGAGCATCCCGTATATGTGCCTAGTATTCATCCGTATCCGGTTGAACGCTTACAACCGATTCGGGAAGCAATTGCCGCTTCACAGAAACTATTTATTGCTTACCAAAAGGAAGATGGCACCGCGAGCGAACGAATCGTCTGGCCGCTGGGCTTATTCTTTTGGGGGGATCGTTGGACGCTGATCGCTTGGTGTGAAGAGAGGGATGATTTTCGACATTTTAGACTCGACCGAATGCAGTCTTTTGCTGTTCAGTCCGAGGTTTTTCAGTTGTCTGAAGGTCAAACCTTACAAGATTTTTTTCACCGAGAAGGTGTTCGCCTTCCCGGTGTATAA